A stretch of Bos taurus isolate L1 Dominette 01449 registration number 42190680 breed Hereford chromosome 5, ARS-UCD2.0, whole genome shotgun sequence DNA encodes these proteins:
- the KANSL2 gene encoding KAT8 regulatory NSL complex subunit 2 isoform X1 translates to MNRIRIHVLPTNRGRITPVPRSQEPLSCSFTHRPCSQPRLEGQEFCIKHILEDKNAPFKQCSYVSTKNGKRCPSAAPKPEKKDGASFCAEHARRNALALHAQMKKTSPGPVGETLLCQLSSYAKTELGSQTPESSRSEASRILDEDSWSDGDQEPITVDQTWRGDPDSEADSIDSDQEDPLKHAGVYTAEEVALIMREKLIRLQSLYIDQFKRLQHLLKEKKRRYLHNRKVEHEALGNSLLTGPEGLLAKERENLKRLKCLRRYRQRYGVEALLHRQLKERRMLATDGAAQQAHTTRSSQRCLAFVDDVRCSNQSLPMTRHCLTHICQDTNQVLFKCCQGSEEVPCNKPVPVSLSEDPCCPLHFQLPPQMYKPEQVLSVPDDLEAGPMDLYLSAAELQPTESLPLEFSDDLDVVGDGMQCPPSPLLFDPSLTLEDHPVKEIAEGPVDILGQMQMAGDGCRSQGPRNSEKAPAPLPQSGIATANGKPEPTSVS, encoded by the exons ATGAACAGGATTCGGATTCACGTCTTGCCGACCAATCGGGGGAGGATCACCCCAGTGCCCAGATCTCAGGAGCCCCTGTCTTGTTCGTTTACTCATCGTCCATGTTCGCAACCTCGTCTGGAGGGGCAGGAATTTTGCATTAAGCATATCCTTGAAGACAAGAATGCGCCTTTCAAGCAGTGTAGTTATGTATCGACGAAGAACGGGAAAAGATGTCCCAGTGCTGCCCCAAAGCCTGAGAAGAAAgatgg GGCATCCTTCTGTGCTGAACACGCTCGTAGGAACGCCCTGGCACTTCATGCGCAAATGAAAAAGACCAGTCCAGGGCCTGTGGGTGAAACACTCTTGTGCCAGCTGAGCTCATACGCTAAGACAGAGCTGGGGTCTCAGACTCCAGAAAGTAGCCGCAGTGAAGCCAGCCGAATTCTGG ATGAAGACAGCTGGAGTGATGGGGACCAGGAACCCATTACTGTGGATCAGACATGGAGAGGTGACCCTGACAGTGAAGCTGATAGCATAGACAgtgatcaagaagatcccctaaa ACATGCTGGTGTCTACACGGCAGAAGAAGTGGCCCTGATTATGCGTGAGAAGCTTATTCGTTTGCAATCTTTGTACATTGATCAGTTTAAACGACTTCAGCATCTGCTCAAAGAGAAGAAGCGACGTTACTTACACAATCGCAAAGTGGAACATGAAGCTCTAGGCAA TAGTCTCCTGACTGGCCCAGAGGGACTTCTGGCCAAAGAACGAGAAAACTTAAAGCGTCTAAAATGTCTTCGTCGGTACCGTCAGCGCTATGGAGTGGAAGCCTTACTACACAGGCAGCTGAAGGAGCGCAGAATGCTGGCCACAGATGGTGCCGCCCAACAG gCCCATACCACTCGTTCCAGTCAGAGATGCTTGGCCTTTGTGGATGATGTTCGTTGTTCCAATCAGTCTCTTCCAATGACCAGACACTGCCTTACCC ATATTTGTCAGGACACGAATCAGGTTCTCTTCAAATGCTGCCAGGGGTCTGAAGAGGTACCCTGCAACAAACCAGTTCCTGTAAGCCTTTCTGAGGATCCTTGCTGCCCACTGCATTTCCAGTTACCTCCTCAGATGTATAAGCCCGAGCAGGTACTGTCTGTGCCAGACGATCTGGAAGCCGGCCCCATGGATCTGTACTTGAGTGCTGCCGAGCTTCAGCCCACTGAGAGTTTACCTCTGGAGTTCAGTGAT gATTTGGATGTTGTGGGTGACGGTATGCAGTGCCCTCCTTCACCCTTGCTTTTTGATCCTTCACTAACCCTTGAAGATCATCCGGTCAAAGAAATTGCCGAAGGCCCAGTGGATATTTTG GGCCAGATGCAGATGGCTGGAGATGGGTGCAGATCACAGGGACCTCGAAATTCTGAGAAAGCCCCTGCACCATTGCCTCAGAGTGGAATAGCTACTGCAAATGGGAAGCCGGAACCCACTTCTGTTAGTTGA
- the KANSL2 gene encoding KAT8 regulatory NSL complex subunit 2 isoform X4 has protein sequence MNRIRIHVLPTNRGRITPVPRSQEPLSCSFTHRPCSQPRLEGQEFCIKHILEDKNAPFKQCSYVSTKNGKRCPSAAPKPEKKDGASFCAEHARRNALALHAQMKKTSPGPVGETLLCQLSSYAKTELGSQTPESSRSEASRILDEDSWSDGDQEPITVDQTWRGDPDSEADSIDSDQEDPLKHAGVYTAEEVALIMREKLIRLQSLYIDQFKRLQHLLKEKKRRYLHNRKVEHEALGNSLLTGPEGLLAKERENLKRLKCLRRYRQRYGVEALLHRQLKERRMLATDGAAQQAHTTRSSQRCLAFVDDVRCSNQSLPMTRHCLTHICQDTNQVLFKCCQGSEEVPCNKPVPVSLSEDPCCPLHFQLPPQMYKPEQVLSVPDDLEAGPMDLYLSAAELQPTESLPLEFSDGQMQMAGDGCRSQGPRNSEKAPAPLPQSGIATANGKPEPTSVS, from the exons ATGAACAGGATTCGGATTCACGTCTTGCCGACCAATCGGGGGAGGATCACCCCAGTGCCCAGATCTCAGGAGCCCCTGTCTTGTTCGTTTACTCATCGTCCATGTTCGCAACCTCGTCTGGAGGGGCAGGAATTTTGCATTAAGCATATCCTTGAAGACAAGAATGCGCCTTTCAAGCAGTGTAGTTATGTATCGACGAAGAACGGGAAAAGATGTCCCAGTGCTGCCCCAAAGCCTGAGAAGAAAgatgg GGCATCCTTCTGTGCTGAACACGCTCGTAGGAACGCCCTGGCACTTCATGCGCAAATGAAAAAGACCAGTCCAGGGCCTGTGGGTGAAACACTCTTGTGCCAGCTGAGCTCATACGCTAAGACAGAGCTGGGGTCTCAGACTCCAGAAAGTAGCCGCAGTGAAGCCAGCCGAATTCTGG ATGAAGACAGCTGGAGTGATGGGGACCAGGAACCCATTACTGTGGATCAGACATGGAGAGGTGACCCTGACAGTGAAGCTGATAGCATAGACAgtgatcaagaagatcccctaaa ACATGCTGGTGTCTACACGGCAGAAGAAGTGGCCCTGATTATGCGTGAGAAGCTTATTCGTTTGCAATCTTTGTACATTGATCAGTTTAAACGACTTCAGCATCTGCTCAAAGAGAAGAAGCGACGTTACTTACACAATCGCAAAGTGGAACATGAAGCTCTAGGCAA TAGTCTCCTGACTGGCCCAGAGGGACTTCTGGCCAAAGAACGAGAAAACTTAAAGCGTCTAAAATGTCTTCGTCGGTACCGTCAGCGCTATGGAGTGGAAGCCTTACTACACAGGCAGCTGAAGGAGCGCAGAATGCTGGCCACAGATGGTGCCGCCCAACAG gCCCATACCACTCGTTCCAGTCAGAGATGCTTGGCCTTTGTGGATGATGTTCGTTGTTCCAATCAGTCTCTTCCAATGACCAGACACTGCCTTACCC ATATTTGTCAGGACACGAATCAGGTTCTCTTCAAATGCTGCCAGGGGTCTGAAGAGGTACCCTGCAACAAACCAGTTCCTGTAAGCCTTTCTGAGGATCCTTGCTGCCCACTGCATTTCCAGTTACCTCCTCAGATGTATAAGCCCGAGCAGGTACTGTCTGTGCCAGACGATCTGGAAGCCGGCCCCATGGATCTGTACTTGAGTGCTGCCGAGCTTCAGCCCACTGAGAGTTTACCTCTGGAGTTCAGTGAT GGCCAGATGCAGATGGCTGGAGATGGGTGCAGATCACAGGGACCTCGAAATTCTGAGAAAGCCCCTGCACCATTGCCTCAGAGTGGAATAGCTACTGCAAATGGGAAGCCGGAACCCACTTCTGTTAGTTGA
- the KANSL2 gene encoding KAT8 regulatory NSL complex subunit 2 isoform X2, whose protein sequence is MNRIRIHVLPTNRGRITPVPRSQEPLSCSFTHRPCSQPRLEGQEFCIKHILEDKNAPFKQCSYVSTKNGKRCPSAAPKPEKKDGASFCAEHARRNALALHAQMKKTSPGPVGETLLCQLSSYAKTELGSQTPESSRSEASRILDEDSWSDGDQEPITVDQTWRGDPDSEADSIDSDQEDPLKHAGVYTAEEVALIMREKLIRLQSLYIDQFKRLQHLLKEKKRRYLHNRKVEHEALGSSLLTGPEGLLAKERENLKRLKCLRRYRQRYGVEALLHRQLKERRMLATDGAAQQAHTTRSSQRCLAFVDDVRCSNQSLPMTRHCLTHICQDTNQVLFKCCQGSEEVPCNKPVPVSLSEDPCCPLHFQLPPQMYKPEQVLSVPDDLEAGPMDLYLSAAELQPTESLPLEFSDDLDVVGDGMQCPPSPLLFDPSLTLEDHPVKEIAEGPVDILGQMQMAGDGCRSQGPRNSEKAPAPLPQSGIATANGKPEPTSVS, encoded by the exons ATGAACAGGATTCGGATTCACGTCTTGCCGACCAATCGGGGGAGGATCACCCCAGTGCCCAGATCTCAGGAGCCCCTGTCTTGTTCGTTTACTCATCGTCCATGTTCGCAACCTCGTCTGGAGGGGCAGGAATTTTGCATTAAGCATATCCTTGAAGACAAGAATGCGCCTTTCAAGCAGTGTAGTTATGTATCGACGAAGAACGGGAAAAGATGTCCCAGTGCTGCCCCAAAGCCTGAGAAGAAAgatgg GGCATCCTTCTGTGCTGAACACGCTCGTAGGAACGCCCTGGCACTTCATGCGCAAATGAAAAAGACCAGTCCAGGGCCTGTGGGTGAAACACTCTTGTGCCAGCTGAGCTCATACGCTAAGACAGAGCTGGGGTCTCAGACTCCAGAAAGTAGCCGCAGTGAAGCCAGCCGAATTCTGG ATGAAGACAGCTGGAGTGATGGGGACCAGGAACCCATTACTGTGGATCAGACATGGAGAGGTGACCCTGACAGTGAAGCTGATAGCATAGACAgtgatcaagaagatcccctaaa ACATGCTGGTGTCTACACGGCAGAAGAAGTGGCCCTGATTATGCGTGAGAAGCTTATTCGTTTGCAATCTTTGTACATTGATCAGTTTAAACGACTTCAGCATCTGCTCAAAGAGAAGAAGCGACGTTACTTACACAATCGCAAAGTGGAACATGAAGCTCTAG GTAGTAGTCTCCTGACTGGCCCAGAGGGACTTCTGGCCAAAGAACGAGAAAACTTAAAGCGTCTAAAATGTCTTCGTCGGTACCGTCAGCGCTATGGAGTGGAAGCCTTACTACACAGGCAGCTGAAGGAGCGCAGAATGCTGGCCACAGATGGTGCCGCCCAACAG gCCCATACCACTCGTTCCAGTCAGAGATGCTTGGCCTTTGTGGATGATGTTCGTTGTTCCAATCAGTCTCTTCCAATGACCAGACACTGCCTTACCC ATATTTGTCAGGACACGAATCAGGTTCTCTTCAAATGCTGCCAGGGGTCTGAAGAGGTACCCTGCAACAAACCAGTTCCTGTAAGCCTTTCTGAGGATCCTTGCTGCCCACTGCATTTCCAGTTACCTCCTCAGATGTATAAGCCCGAGCAGGTACTGTCTGTGCCAGACGATCTGGAAGCCGGCCCCATGGATCTGTACTTGAGTGCTGCCGAGCTTCAGCCCACTGAGAGTTTACCTCTGGAGTTCAGTGAT gATTTGGATGTTGTGGGTGACGGTATGCAGTGCCCTCCTTCACCCTTGCTTTTTGATCCTTCACTAACCCTTGAAGATCATCCGGTCAAAGAAATTGCCGAAGGCCCAGTGGATATTTTG GGCCAGATGCAGATGGCTGGAGATGGGTGCAGATCACAGGGACCTCGAAATTCTGAGAAAGCCCCTGCACCATTGCCTCAGAGTGGAATAGCTACTGCAAATGGGAAGCCGGAACCCACTTCTGTTAGTTGA
- the KANSL2 gene encoding KAT8 regulatory NSL complex subunit 2: MNRIRIHVLPTNRGRITPVPRSQEPLSCSFTHRPCSQPRLEGQEFCIKHILEDKNAPFKQCSYVSTKNGKRCPSAAPKPEKKDGASFCAEHARRNALALHAQMKKTSPGPVGETLLCQLSSYAKTELGSQTPESSRSEASRILDEDSWSDGDQEPITVDQTWRGDPDSEADSIDSDQEDPLKHAGVYTAEEVALIMREKLIRLQSLYIDQFKRLQHLLKEKKRRYLHNRKVEHEALGSSLLTGPEGLLAKERENLKRLKCLRRYRQRYGVEALLHRQLKERRMLATDGAAQQAHTTRSSQRCLAFVDDVRCSNQSLPMTRHCLTHICQDTNQVLFKCCQGSEEVPCNKPVPVSLSEDPCCPLHFQLPPQMYKPEQDLDVVGDGMQCPPSPLLFDPSLTLEDHPVKEIAEGPVDILGQMQMAGDGCRSQGPRNSEKAPAPLPQSGIATANGKPEPTSVS, encoded by the exons ATGAACAGGATTCGGATTCACGTCTTGCCGACCAATCGGGGGAGGATCACCCCAGTGCCCAGATCTCAGGAGCCCCTGTCTTGTTCGTTTACTCATCGTCCATGTTCGCAACCTCGTCTGGAGGGGCAGGAATTTTGCATTAAGCATATCCTTGAAGACAAGAATGCGCCTTTCAAGCAGTGTAGTTATGTATCGACGAAGAACGGGAAAAGATGTCCCAGTGCTGCCCCAAAGCCTGAGAAGAAAgatgg GGCATCCTTCTGTGCTGAACACGCTCGTAGGAACGCCCTGGCACTTCATGCGCAAATGAAAAAGACCAGTCCAGGGCCTGTGGGTGAAACACTCTTGTGCCAGCTGAGCTCATACGCTAAGACAGAGCTGGGGTCTCAGACTCCAGAAAGTAGCCGCAGTGAAGCCAGCCGAATTCTGG ATGAAGACAGCTGGAGTGATGGGGACCAGGAACCCATTACTGTGGATCAGACATGGAGAGGTGACCCTGACAGTGAAGCTGATAGCATAGACAgtgatcaagaagatcccctaaa ACATGCTGGTGTCTACACGGCAGAAGAAGTGGCCCTGATTATGCGTGAGAAGCTTATTCGTTTGCAATCTTTGTACATTGATCAGTTTAAACGACTTCAGCATCTGCTCAAAGAGAAGAAGCGACGTTACTTACACAATCGCAAAGTGGAACATGAAGCTCTAG GTAGTAGTCTCCTGACTGGCCCAGAGGGACTTCTGGCCAAAGAACGAGAAAACTTAAAGCGTCTAAAATGTCTTCGTCGGTACCGTCAGCGCTATGGAGTGGAAGCCTTACTACACAGGCAGCTGAAGGAGCGCAGAATGCTGGCCACAGATGGTGCCGCCCAACAG gCCCATACCACTCGTTCCAGTCAGAGATGCTTGGCCTTTGTGGATGATGTTCGTTGTTCCAATCAGTCTCTTCCAATGACCAGACACTGCCTTACCC ATATTTGTCAGGACACGAATCAGGTTCTCTTCAAATGCTGCCAGGGGTCTGAAGAGGTACCCTGCAACAAACCAGTTCCTGTAAGCCTTTCTGAGGATCCTTGCTGCCCACTGCATTTCCAGTTACCTCCTCAGATGTATAAGCCCGAGCAG gATTTGGATGTTGTGGGTGACGGTATGCAGTGCCCTCCTTCACCCTTGCTTTTTGATCCTTCACTAACCCTTGAAGATCATCCGGTCAAAGAAATTGCCGAAGGCCCAGTGGATATTTTG GGCCAGATGCAGATGGCTGGAGATGGGTGCAGATCACAGGGACCTCGAAATTCTGAGAAAGCCCCTGCACCATTGCCTCAGAGTGGAATAGCTACTGCAAATGGGAAGCCGGAACCCACTTCTGTTAGTTGA
- the KANSL2 gene encoding KAT8 regulatory NSL complex subunit 2 isoform X3, with the protein MNRIRIHVLPTNRGRITPVPRSQEPLSCSFTHRPCSQPRLEGQEFCIKHILEDKNAPFKQCSYVSTKNGKRCPSAAPKPEKKDGASFCAEHARRNALALHAQMKKTSPGPVGETLLCQLSSYAKTELGSQTPESSRSEASRILDEDSWSDGDQEPITVDQTWRGDPDSEADSIDSDQEDPLKHAGVYTAEEVALIMREKLIRLQSLYIDQFKRLQHLLKEKKRRYLHNRKVEHEALGNSLLTGPEGLLAKERENLKRLKCLRRYRQRYGVEALLHRQLKERRMLATDGAAQQAHTTRSSQRCLAFVDDVRCSNQSLPMTRHCLTHICQDTNQVLFKCCQGSEEVPCNKPVPVSLSEDPCCPLHFQLPPQMYKPEQDLDVVGDGMQCPPSPLLFDPSLTLEDHPVKEIAEGPVDILGQMQMAGDGCRSQGPRNSEKAPAPLPQSGIATANGKPEPTSVS; encoded by the exons ATGAACAGGATTCGGATTCACGTCTTGCCGACCAATCGGGGGAGGATCACCCCAGTGCCCAGATCTCAGGAGCCCCTGTCTTGTTCGTTTACTCATCGTCCATGTTCGCAACCTCGTCTGGAGGGGCAGGAATTTTGCATTAAGCATATCCTTGAAGACAAGAATGCGCCTTTCAAGCAGTGTAGTTATGTATCGACGAAGAACGGGAAAAGATGTCCCAGTGCTGCCCCAAAGCCTGAGAAGAAAgatgg GGCATCCTTCTGTGCTGAACACGCTCGTAGGAACGCCCTGGCACTTCATGCGCAAATGAAAAAGACCAGTCCAGGGCCTGTGGGTGAAACACTCTTGTGCCAGCTGAGCTCATACGCTAAGACAGAGCTGGGGTCTCAGACTCCAGAAAGTAGCCGCAGTGAAGCCAGCCGAATTCTGG ATGAAGACAGCTGGAGTGATGGGGACCAGGAACCCATTACTGTGGATCAGACATGGAGAGGTGACCCTGACAGTGAAGCTGATAGCATAGACAgtgatcaagaagatcccctaaa ACATGCTGGTGTCTACACGGCAGAAGAAGTGGCCCTGATTATGCGTGAGAAGCTTATTCGTTTGCAATCTTTGTACATTGATCAGTTTAAACGACTTCAGCATCTGCTCAAAGAGAAGAAGCGACGTTACTTACACAATCGCAAAGTGGAACATGAAGCTCTAGGCAA TAGTCTCCTGACTGGCCCAGAGGGACTTCTGGCCAAAGAACGAGAAAACTTAAAGCGTCTAAAATGTCTTCGTCGGTACCGTCAGCGCTATGGAGTGGAAGCCTTACTACACAGGCAGCTGAAGGAGCGCAGAATGCTGGCCACAGATGGTGCCGCCCAACAG gCCCATACCACTCGTTCCAGTCAGAGATGCTTGGCCTTTGTGGATGATGTTCGTTGTTCCAATCAGTCTCTTCCAATGACCAGACACTGCCTTACCC ATATTTGTCAGGACACGAATCAGGTTCTCTTCAAATGCTGCCAGGGGTCTGAAGAGGTACCCTGCAACAAACCAGTTCCTGTAAGCCTTTCTGAGGATCCTTGCTGCCCACTGCATTTCCAGTTACCTCCTCAGATGTATAAGCCCGAGCAG gATTTGGATGTTGTGGGTGACGGTATGCAGTGCCCTCCTTCACCCTTGCTTTTTGATCCTTCACTAACCCTTGAAGATCATCCGGTCAAAGAAATTGCCGAAGGCCCAGTGGATATTTTG GGCCAGATGCAGATGGCTGGAGATGGGTGCAGATCACAGGGACCTCGAAATTCTGAGAAAGCCCCTGCACCATTGCCTCAGAGTGGAATAGCTACTGCAAATGGGAAGCCGGAACCCACTTCTGTTAGTTGA
- the KANSL2 gene encoding KAT8 regulatory NSL complex subunit 2 isoform X5 encodes MNRIRIHVLPTNRGRITPVPRSQEPLSCSFTHRPCSQPRLEGQEFCIKHILEDKNAPFKQCSYVSTKNGKRCPSAAPKPEKKDGASFCAEHARRNALALHAQMKKTSPGPVGETLLCQLSSYAKTELGSQTPESSRSEASRILDEDSWSDGDQEPITVDQTWRGDPDSEADSIDSDQEDPLKHAGVYTAEEVALIMREKLIRLQSLYIDQFKRLQHLLKEKKRRYLHNRKVEHEALGNSLLTGPEGLLAKERENLKRLKCLRRYRQRYGVEALLHRQLKERRMLATDGAAQQAHTTRSSQRCLAFVDDVRCSNQSLPMTRHCLTHICQDTNQVLFKCCQGSEEVPCNKPVPVSLSEDPCCPLHFQLPPQMYKPEQGQMQMAGDGCRSQGPRNSEKAPAPLPQSGIATANGKPEPTSVS; translated from the exons ATGAACAGGATTCGGATTCACGTCTTGCCGACCAATCGGGGGAGGATCACCCCAGTGCCCAGATCTCAGGAGCCCCTGTCTTGTTCGTTTACTCATCGTCCATGTTCGCAACCTCGTCTGGAGGGGCAGGAATTTTGCATTAAGCATATCCTTGAAGACAAGAATGCGCCTTTCAAGCAGTGTAGTTATGTATCGACGAAGAACGGGAAAAGATGTCCCAGTGCTGCCCCAAAGCCTGAGAAGAAAgatgg GGCATCCTTCTGTGCTGAACACGCTCGTAGGAACGCCCTGGCACTTCATGCGCAAATGAAAAAGACCAGTCCAGGGCCTGTGGGTGAAACACTCTTGTGCCAGCTGAGCTCATACGCTAAGACAGAGCTGGGGTCTCAGACTCCAGAAAGTAGCCGCAGTGAAGCCAGCCGAATTCTGG ATGAAGACAGCTGGAGTGATGGGGACCAGGAACCCATTACTGTGGATCAGACATGGAGAGGTGACCCTGACAGTGAAGCTGATAGCATAGACAgtgatcaagaagatcccctaaa ACATGCTGGTGTCTACACGGCAGAAGAAGTGGCCCTGATTATGCGTGAGAAGCTTATTCGTTTGCAATCTTTGTACATTGATCAGTTTAAACGACTTCAGCATCTGCTCAAAGAGAAGAAGCGACGTTACTTACACAATCGCAAAGTGGAACATGAAGCTCTAGGCAA TAGTCTCCTGACTGGCCCAGAGGGACTTCTGGCCAAAGAACGAGAAAACTTAAAGCGTCTAAAATGTCTTCGTCGGTACCGTCAGCGCTATGGAGTGGAAGCCTTACTACACAGGCAGCTGAAGGAGCGCAGAATGCTGGCCACAGATGGTGCCGCCCAACAG gCCCATACCACTCGTTCCAGTCAGAGATGCTTGGCCTTTGTGGATGATGTTCGTTGTTCCAATCAGTCTCTTCCAATGACCAGACACTGCCTTACCC ATATTTGTCAGGACACGAATCAGGTTCTCTTCAAATGCTGCCAGGGGTCTGAAGAGGTACCCTGCAACAAACCAGTTCCTGTAAGCCTTTCTGAGGATCCTTGCTGCCCACTGCATTTCCAGTTACCTCCTCAGATGTATAAGCCCGAGCAG GGCCAGATGCAGATGGCTGGAGATGGGTGCAGATCACAGGGACCTCGAAATTCTGAGAAAGCCCCTGCACCATTGCCTCAGAGTGGAATAGCTACTGCAAATGGGAAGCCGGAACCCACTTCTGTTAGTTGA